A stretch of Acinonyx jubatus isolate Ajub_Pintada_27869175 unplaced genomic scaffold, VMU_Ajub_asm_v1.0 scaffold_21, whole genome shotgun sequence DNA encodes these proteins:
- the LOC128313735 gene encoding LOW QUALITY PROTEIN: disintegrin and metalloproteinase domain-containing protein 21-like (The sequence of the model RefSeq protein was modified relative to this genomic sequence to represent the inferred CDS: substituted 1 base at 1 genomic stop codon), with amino-acid sequence MSLSTGMRLAEDQVTLRAPLLLFALWALLAPVQGSQGRPSWRYISSEVVIPKKELHHGKGVQMPGWLSYSLHFGGKSHVIHMRHKKLFWSRHLLMMTQDDQGALQMDYPFIPPDCYYLGYLEEIPLSMVTMDTCYGGLEGIMKLDDLAYEIRPLSDSQRFEHVVSQIVADTNATGPTYNLGYKGDRNPLFSQANITAAPRISSKLYSSHHGILKGLVLGSKTMYSVFNNVSKCARFLIMLVSLTDSMLQGIDVRHYISSMVIYNLEDPVVLNNFQVPGSPIHIYFQRHLFVAFKPHTALLMNKDAPHELQFQPATYAVCGSKSIISLASLSRNFLLLSVLVAQKIALSIGIFYDNQFCACQRRSTCIMNQYPIMTDSFSNCSFIHMQHVVVTNFCECIFDSGLSYFNKSLTHDRCGNYVVEPGEQCDCGSFKQCYNNPCCTSDCILTPGSKCDTGRCCTNCTYSDAGTLCRPIQNICDLPEYCRGVSVECPDDFYMQDGTPCTEEGYCYHGNCTDRTMHCQEIFGRNAVKGENVCYTINQKGSRYGHCRRDPGVFKSKPCSPTDMQCGRLQCSNFTHLPQLQEHVGFHQSEISGFWCFGLDSHHSTGTTDIGHVRTGTPCAPGKFCQDTYCNGSVTQLNYDCIPEKCSHRGICNSNRNCHCHVGWDPPRCTEXGTGGSTDSGPPPRRMRSVRQSRESVAYLRVIFARIYVLIAAFLFGVAGNVRTINRQKVTEETVDQDNA; translated from the coding sequence ATGTCCCTGAGCACGGGCATGAGGCTGGCAGAGGACCAGGTCACCCTGAGGGCACCCCTCTTGCTGTTTGCGCTCTGGGCATTGCTGGCTCCTGTCCAAGGTTCTCAAGGTCGTCCCTCATGGCGCTACATCTCTTCTGAGGTGGTAATTCCCAAGAAGGAGTTGCACCACGGCAAGGGCGTTcagatgcctggctggctgtcCTATAGCCTGCATTTTGGGGGCAAGAGCCATGTTATCCACATGAGGCACAAGAAACTCTTTTGGTCCAGACATTTGCTGATGATGACTCAGGATGATCAGGGAGCCTTGCAGATGGACTACCCCTTCATCCCTCCAGACTGTTACTACCTCGGCTACCTGGAGGAGATTCCTCTTTCCATGGTCACCATGGACACGTGCTATGGGGGCCTTGAAGGTATCATGAAGTTGGATGACCTTGCCTATGAAATCAGACCCCTCAGCGATTCCCAACGGTTTGAACACGTTGTTTCTCAGATAGTGGCAGACACCAATGCAACGGGACCTACTTATAACCTGGGATATAAGGGGGATAGGAACCCCCTGTTCTCTCAAGCAAATATCACTGCAGCCCCCAGGATCTCTAGTAAGTTGTATTCATCCCATCATGGAATTTTGAAAGGACTTGTTCTCGGTTCCAAAACAATGTATAGTGTGTTCAACAACGTGTCAAAATGTGCCCGATTCCTCATAATGCTTGTTAGTTTGACTGACTCAATGCTTCAAGGTATTGATGTAAGGCACTATATTTCCTCCATGGTCATTTATAATCTGGAAGATCCAGTTGTCTTGAACAATTTTCAGGTGCCAGGGAGTCCGATTCATATCTACTTTCAAAGACACTTGTTTGTTGCTTTTAAACCACATACAGCTTTACTTATGAACAAAGATGCGCCACATGAACTTCAGTTTCAGCCAGCCACATATGCGGTATGTGGATCAAAATCCATCATCTCGCTTGCTTCTCTAAGcagaaattttttattgttgtctgTGTTAGTAGCCCAAAAAATTGCATTATCTATTGGTATTTTTTATGACAATCAGTTTTGTGCATGCCAGAGGAGGTCTACCTGCATTATGAATCAATACCCTATTATGACAGATTCTTTCAGTAACTGTTCCTTCATTCATATGCAGCATGTAGTGGTGACTAATTTTTGTGAGTGCATATTTGACTCAGGACTTTCCTATTTCAATAAAAGCCTGACTCACGATCGTTGTGGAAACTATGTAGTGGAGCCAGGTGAGCAGTGTGACTGTGGCTCCTTCAAGCAGTGCTACAACAATCCCTGCTGTACGAGTGATTGTATTCTAACCCCTGGCAGCAAATGTGATACAGGCAGATGCTGTACAAACTGCACCTATTCCGATGCTGGGACACTCTGCAGGCCAATCCAAAATATATGTGATCTTCCAGAATACTGCCGTGGGGTGTCCGTGGAGTGCCCTGATGACTTCTATATGCAAGATGGAACCCCGTGCACTGAAGAGGGCTACTGCTATCATGGAAACTGCACTGACCGCACTATGCACTGCCAAGAAATCTTTGGCAGAAATGCTGTGAAGGGTGAAAATGTCTGCTATACCATAAATCAAAAAGGCAGCCGATATGGACACTGCAGAAGAGACCCAGGGGTATTCAAATCTAAACCCTGTTCCCCCACAGACATGCAGTGTGGAAGGCTGCAGTGTAGTAACTTCACCCATCTCCCTCAGCTGCAAGAGCATGTTGGATTTCACCAGTCTGAGATCTCAGGGTTCTGGTGTTTTGGGCTGGATTCGCATCATAGCACAGGAACAACCGATATTGGTCATGTGAGAACTGGTACCCCCTGTGCTCCTGGAAAGTTCTGTCAGGATACCTACTGCAATGGCAGTGTGACTCAACTGAACTATGACTGTATCCCAGAGAAATGCAGTCACAGAGGGATATGCAACAGTAACAGGAACTGCCATTGCCACGTAGGCTGGGATCCTCCACGGTGCACTGAATGAGGCACTGGTGGGAGCACAGACAGTGGACCCCCTCCAAGAAGAATGCGGTCAGTCAGGCAAAGTCGTGAATCCGTGGCATATCTCAGAGTGATCTTTGCTAGAATCTATGTCTTAATTGCTGCATTCCTCTTTGGTGTTGCCGGAAATGTCAGAACTATCAACAGACAGAAAGTTACGGAAGAGACTGTTGATCAAGACAATGCATAA